A stretch of Spirosoma oryzicola DNA encodes these proteins:
- a CDS encoding T9SS type A sorting domain-containing protein, with protein sequence MIRKVLLIFLLSAGAWSASYAQDPSVGGIASVPGSISVGGVGTVQANFGNGSSTAIPQANNARYTINLPPNIGVTGSSFSTTTTPSNLTVNIGTYSPTVGTIVTVTSSLGDVPGNANYLFTLNVVGLSVTTGTPAPISINAVSSPAVGTNLPTNDNANGNITVTAGALPVGLVSFTAKANENRTVDLAWTTSLETNNKGFLVERSKDLKSFEKVDEISEVAANSNAQKHYKLTDQTPFSGTSYYRLTQFDLSGKATSFPAVSVVLREGAYGVYPNPVLRDQRFALSLDEPETAVVKFLSADGRQLPIQKTGVQAGNLMLRAQGNLSAGIYIMTVEERGQTRQHRIVVE encoded by the coding sequence ATGATCAGGAAGGTTTTACTAATTTTTCTATTAAGTGCAGGCGCGTGGTCTGCCAGCTACGCTCAGGATCCGTCTGTAGGTGGGATCGCTTCTGTTCCCGGTTCTATCTCAGTGGGTGGAGTGGGAACTGTTCAGGCAAACTTTGGTAACGGTAGCTCCACCGCTATTCCTCAGGCTAATAATGCAAGGTACACGATCAACCTGCCGCCAAACATCGGTGTTACGGGATCGAGTTTTTCAACGACGACTACCCCGTCCAATCTAACGGTAAACATTGGCACGTACAGTCCTACTGTCGGGACGATCGTTACGGTGACCAGCAGCTTAGGTGATGTGCCAGGTAACGCTAATTACTTGTTTACACTGAACGTAGTAGGACTATCGGTAACTACGGGTACTCCCGCTCCCATCAGTATCAACGCGGTCTCGTCGCCAGCGGTGGGTACCAACCTTCCAACCAACGATAATGCCAACGGAAACATAACCGTGACTGCAGGCGCTTTGCCGGTGGGATTAGTTTCGTTTACGGCTAAAGCCAACGAAAACCGTACGGTTGATCTGGCTTGGACTACGTCTTTGGAAACAAACAACAAAGGCTTCCTGGTTGAGCGTAGTAAAGACCTGAAGTCTTTTGAAAAAGTGGATGAAATCAGTGAGGTAGCTGCCAACAGCAATGCGCAGAAGCATTACAAACTGACTGACCAGACACCTTTCTCCGGAACGAGCTACTACCGCCTGACGCAGTTCGATCTGAGCGGTAAAGCGACCAGCTTCCCGGCTGTATCGGTTGTTTTGCGTGAAGGTGCCTATGGGGTATATCCGAACCCAGTGCTTAGAGATCAACGATTTGCGCTGAGCCTGGATGAGCCCGAGACAGCCGTGGTTAAATTCCTGAGCGCTGATGGTCGCCAGTTGCCTATTCAGAAGACAGGTGTTCAGGCCGGTAATCTGATGCTGAGAGCGCAAGGTAACCTGTCCGCCGGTATTTACATCATGACCGTTGAAGAGCGCGGCCAAACCCGTCAGCACCGGATAGTGGTAGAATAG
- a CDS encoding PqqD family peptide modification chaperone, whose amino-acid sequence MDITPDTRIQVASSQSSSVLGNETVVLNYELGNYYELNELGSFIWSLLQQEKTLSVKEIKERLLDEFEVEEAVCQEELNHFLESLLNEKLIETTA is encoded by the coding sequence ATGGATATTACACCCGATACTCGGATTCAGGTCGCTTCGAGTCAGTCTTCATCGGTTCTCGGTAATGAAACCGTTGTGTTAAATTACGAACTGGGTAATTATTATGAACTGAACGAGCTGGGAAGCTTTATTTGGTCACTTTTGCAGCAGGAGAAAACCCTGTCTGTAAAAGAAATCAAAGAAAGACTGCTCGATGAATTTGAGGTAGAAGAAGCCGTTTGCCAGGAGGAACTAAACCACTTTTTAGAATCGCTTCTGAATGAGAAACTCATCGAAACGACAGCCTAG
- a CDS encoding lasso peptide biosynthesis B2 protein: MRNSSKRQPSLVRLAALSGRRKRLLIEAFLTLAVYKGLLLVLPFKFFLRKEQPESVSSPTLDEHCVSDVVWAVRVVSSRLPLGFTCLVQALSAKWLLKQDASVRLCIGVQKNSTQDFSAHAWLVYQRRIILGEQEGQPFQPILEWS; this comes from the coding sequence ATGAGAAACTCATCGAAACGACAGCCTAGTCTTGTCAGGCTAGCGGCTTTAAGCGGTCGTAGAAAGCGGTTGTTGATCGAAGCTTTTCTGACGCTGGCCGTTTACAAAGGGCTACTACTTGTTTTACCCTTCAAATTCTTTCTCAGGAAAGAACAGCCCGAATCTGTTTCTTCACCGACGCTTGACGAGCATTGTGTAAGCGACGTTGTTTGGGCGGTTCGTGTGGTGAGTAGCCGATTGCCACTCGGGTTTACCTGTCTGGTTCAGGCGCTAAGTGCTAAATGGTTACTGAAGCAAGACGCTAGTGTTCGTTTATGCATAGGCGTTCAAAAAAACAGTACGCAGGATTTTTCGGCGCATGCTTGGCTTGTTTATCAACGTAGAATTATCCTTGGCGAACAGGAAGGGCAACCCTTTCAGCCGATTTTAGAATGGAGCTAA
- a CDS encoding serine kinase encodes MELSNYYYTAYGLAISSEIALPQLTEIQPTTVDLTIKREQLPASPPLHTTKVYRSGLNAQFARNDSNNLWLDWSPLMRFLAVDGHQLTLDTDQTDEELLALFTLSEALGLILFQKGYFLLHGSAIQLNNKGLVFLGLPGAGKSTTVAAFAQQGIPVLSDDMVCIRFDEAQKPLLIPAFSQIKIWESAVEGLQLDKTSLTPVREGLTKFSWHESVAFAEEAVPLERIFVLEPPDGAEPTPKQVSKSQLPIELLNHFPLPDLLLTGQSLKAYFEKSAVIASSIPLFKLNRPANFAKLHEFVAYLKTTL; translated from the coding sequence ATGGAGCTAAGCAACTATTATTACACCGCCTATGGGTTAGCCATTAGTTCTGAAATCGCGCTGCCTCAACTGACGGAAATACAGCCAACAACAGTCGATTTAACGATAAAGCGGGAGCAATTACCAGCGAGCCCGCCGTTGCATACCACGAAAGTTTACCGGAGCGGATTGAATGCCCAATTTGCCCGCAATGATTCGAATAATCTGTGGCTCGATTGGTCGCCGTTGATGCGGTTTCTGGCGGTTGACGGCCATCAACTGACGCTGGACACCGACCAGACCGACGAAGAACTACTGGCGCTTTTTACCCTGAGCGAAGCGCTTGGGCTTATCCTTTTCCAGAAAGGATACTTTTTATTACACGGAAGCGCGATTCAACTCAACAACAAAGGCTTGGTTTTTCTGGGATTGCCCGGAGCGGGTAAATCAACAACCGTAGCGGCTTTTGCGCAACAGGGAATACCCGTGCTCAGCGATGATATGGTCTGTATTCGGTTTGATGAAGCCCAGAAGCCTTTGTTGATTCCCGCCTTTTCGCAGATTAAAATCTGGGAGAGCGCCGTGGAGGGTTTACAGCTTGACAAAACAAGCCTAACACCCGTGCGGGAGGGGCTGACTAAGTTTTCCTGGCACGAGTCCGTCGCGTTTGCGGAAGAAGCCGTTCCGCTGGAACGAATTTTTGTGCTGGAACCGCCCGACGGAGCAGAGCCTACGCCCAAGCAAGTGTCAAAAAGCCAGCTCCCAATCGAACTGCTCAATCATTTTCCCTTGCCTGACTTACTGCTGACCGGCCAGTCCCTGAAAGCGTATTTTGAAAAAAGTGCTGTGATAGCGTCGTCGATACCGCTTTTTAAGCTGAACCGGCCAGCCAACTTTGCCAAACTGCACGAGTTCGTTGCGTATCTTAAAACTACCCTGTAA
- a CDS encoding nucleotidyltransferase domain-containing protein, with protein MNADHSPEIRLLQLVCTTDVPVEKKEQLTRFLSEYKLDWDRLYRLADRHRLTPFLYQSLQSLPNVPDSLVAALRTSYQVAAADNMIKLHQYRLLDKLLTDSGIAHIAFKGIYLAEHCYPVGSLRISGDLDVLVRVEDAFRTIELLRANQYELNQNHTLYYQDGEQRLLTELSEVSLFKPFFNNNYFDVDLHWKLLCFNKDYASFELDDLLTQADYQTEVQVILLVTHHGVTNIWQQLYYINDLYFLLKDKDINWSWLLAEMRRYGMEQIFLVGLYWCQQIWKLPVPASVQTLVDAESVRQLAARYEKNWEADEPLAFSKLVLSQMTYFSKAQTQFGKRLRIFTTFGTSRVFRASTFKIGKQLIYVPKELGFVTVFVRAMRSLSRFFPATRSA; from the coding sequence ATGAACGCCGATCATTCTCCCGAAATCCGGTTGTTGCAGCTGGTTTGCACGACGGATGTGCCGGTAGAAAAAAAAGAACAGCTGACTCGTTTTTTAAGCGAATACAAACTTGATTGGGATCGGTTGTACAGACTGGCCGACCGGCATCGGCTTACGCCTTTTTTGTACCAATCGCTGCAAAGCCTGCCGAACGTTCCCGATTCATTAGTAGCAGCTCTCCGGACTAGCTACCAGGTTGCAGCAGCTGATAACATGATCAAGCTGCACCAGTACCGATTGCTTGACAAACTCCTGACCGACAGCGGTATTGCGCATATTGCCTTCAAAGGAATTTACCTGGCCGAGCATTGCTACCCAGTGGGAAGTCTGCGGATTAGCGGAGATCTTGACGTGCTAGTTCGCGTGGAGGACGCCTTCAGGACCATTGAGCTGTTACGCGCCAACCAGTACGAGCTGAACCAAAATCACACGCTTTACTACCAGGATGGCGAGCAACGCTTGTTGACCGAATTGTCGGAGGTGAGCTTGTTCAAACCTTTTTTCAATAACAACTATTTCGACGTTGACCTTCACTGGAAACTGCTGTGTTTCAATAAAGATTATGCCTCCTTTGAACTAGACGACCTGCTGACGCAGGCCGATTACCAGACAGAAGTACAGGTTATTTTGCTGGTGACCCACCACGGCGTGACAAATATCTGGCAGCAGTTGTATTACATCAATGATCTTTATTTTTTGCTTAAAGACAAGGATATCAACTGGTCGTGGCTATTGGCGGAGATGCGCCGTTATGGCATGGAGCAAATTTTTCTGGTCGGTCTGTACTGGTGTCAGCAAATCTGGAAATTACCGGTACCCGCATCTGTGCAGACATTGGTAGACGCGGAAAGTGTACGACAACTGGCAGCTCGTTACGAAAAAAACTGGGAAGCCGACGAGCCACTAGCTTTCAGTAAGCTTGTGCTGAGCCAGATGACCTATTTTTCGAAAGCGCAAACGCAATTTGGTAAGCGGCTGCGCATTTTCACGACCTTTGGCACGAGCCGCGTATTTCGGGCGAGTACGTTTAAAATCGGTAAGCAGCTGATTTACGTTCCGAAAGAGCTTGGGTTCGTGACCGTATTTGTTCGGGCGATGCGTTCCTTGTCCCGGTTTTTCCCGGCTACCCGCTCAGCGTAG
- a CDS encoding arginine-tRNA-protein transferase, translated as MKGSKLDFCLSKGYFRMQQDLFTCRYVFFDDTFYSVHWLRLVLPNVQFGTKQRRLLRINEIYSVSVKPFSLTQELEGLYSLYRQSIDFDAPESVESCLLAGATYNLFDTNVVEVRDKGMLIAAGIFDAGLESIAGIMNFYHPAYRKQSLGKFLMLQKINHARFNHKIYYYPGYLVNNYPKFDYKLFACESATEVFDDGSDQWLPFSWETIAMQAGFYP; from the coding sequence ATGAAAGGAAGTAAATTGGATTTTTGCCTTAGCAAGGGCTATTTTCGAATGCAACAGGATCTGTTTACCTGTCGCTACGTATTTTTCGATGATACATTTTATTCGGTGCACTGGCTGCGTCTTGTGCTCCCCAATGTTCAGTTTGGAACAAAGCAACGACGATTGCTTCGAATAAACGAAATCTATTCGGTATCGGTAAAACCTTTCTCACTTACTCAGGAACTGGAAGGGTTGTATAGCCTTTATCGACAGTCCATCGATTTTGATGCTCCCGAATCGGTTGAGTCCTGCCTACTGGCTGGTGCTACCTATAATTTGTTCGATACGAACGTTGTTGAAGTACGCGATAAAGGCATGTTGATTGCCGCCGGGATCTTCGATGCTGGTCTGGAAAGCATTGCGGGAATTATGAATTTCTACCATCCAGCCTACCGCAAACAGAGCTTGGGAAAATTCCTGATGCTCCAGAAAATCAATCACGCCCGTTTTAACCACAAGATCTACTACTACCCAGGCTACCTGGTCAACAATTACCCTAAGTTCGATTATAAGTTGTTTGCCTGCGAATCAGCTACCGAAGTGTTCGATGACGGTAGCGACCAGTGGCTTCCTTTTTCCTGGGAGACCATCGCGATGCAGGCAGGTTTTTACCCGTGA
- a CDS encoding OBAP family protein, which translates to MQKSVLRVAPALFSFLLLLSCGGDNTSSNVQSPGAEKAGKTNVLEAGADLLQDKTPLSKLNMYLDGFHFYNGDTKAQMEAHHYCTKINEDLTQCIIYDGNTDKAKIMGVEYIVSEKLFKTLPAEERKLWHSHVYEVKSGELIAPGLPDVAEHELMEELVSTYGKTFHTWHTDQDLTLPMGHPLIMMGFTKDGMLDPTMLKERDERFKVSSEKKRKNRADIPTPAIQPGANAWQQGEIRQLKIDNTAQGGHHHSSPNR; encoded by the coding sequence ATGCAAAAATCCGTTCTGCGCGTTGCCCCTGCGCTGTTTAGCTTTCTTCTGTTGTTAAGTTGTGGTGGCGATAACACATCGTCGAATGTTCAATCGCCCGGTGCGGAAAAAGCGGGGAAAACCAACGTTCTTGAAGCGGGCGCTGATCTTCTTCAGGACAAAACACCGCTCTCTAAGCTTAATATGTACCTGGATGGTTTTCACTTCTACAACGGAGACACAAAGGCTCAGATGGAAGCGCATCACTACTGTACTAAAATCAACGAGGACCTGACTCAGTGCATTATTTACGACGGGAACACCGACAAGGCGAAAATCATGGGAGTCGAGTATATCGTCTCCGAAAAGCTGTTCAAGACGTTACCAGCCGAAGAAAGAAAGCTTTGGCACAGTCATGTATACGAAGTGAAATCGGGAGAACTGATTGCACCGGGTCTGCCCGACGTGGCGGAGCATGAATTGATGGAGGAGTTGGTATCGACCTATGGCAAGACATTTCATACCTGGCATACCGACCAGGATCTAACCCTGCCGATGGGGCATCCACTAATCATGATGGGGTTTACCAAAGACGGTATGCTTGATCCAACGATGCTGAAAGAACGCGACGAACGGTTTAAGGTATCAAGCGAAAAAAAAAGGAAAAATCGGGCCGACATCCCAACGCCCGCTATTCAACCCGGAGCTAATGCCTGGCAACAGGGTGAGATTCGTCAGCTAAAAATAGACAATACCGCGCAAGGCGGCCACCATCATTCGTCTCCCAATCGATAG
- a CDS encoding SDR family oxidoreductase yields the protein MATTDLTQSQDPREQYPKPPFEQQQAIDYPGRDAEMNPMADYGEQSYKGSGKLTGRKAIITGADSGIGRAVALAYAREGADVLISYLEEDKDAQETARLVEESGQKAIIVKGDIQEEAHCQELIQKAIDEWGQLDILVNNAAFQMARESIDEVASDEIERTFRTNVFAMFYLCKAAMQHMKPGGSIINTTSIQAYQPSSQLLAYAATKAAIANFTKAFAEAAIEQGIRVNAVAPGPVWTPLIPSTMPEEKFKKFGEESYFKRPAQPIELAPVYVLLASQEGSYITGMIYGVTGGKPMV from the coding sequence ATGGCAACAACAGATCTAACCCAGAGTCAGGACCCACGTGAGCAGTACCCAAAACCGCCTTTTGAGCAGCAGCAGGCAATCGATTATCCCGGTCGGGACGCCGAAATGAACCCAATGGCTGATTACGGCGAACAATCTTATAAAGGCAGTGGCAAATTAACGGGTCGCAAAGCAATCATTACCGGTGCCGACAGCGGTATTGGCCGGGCCGTCGCGTTGGCTTATGCCCGCGAAGGAGCCGATGTTTTGATTTCGTATCTGGAGGAAGATAAAGACGCTCAGGAAACAGCGCGGCTGGTAGAGGAGTCAGGCCAGAAAGCCATTATCGTCAAGGGCGATATTCAGGAGGAAGCGCACTGCCAGGAACTGATTCAGAAAGCGATTGATGAATGGGGGCAACTGGATATTCTGGTTAACAATGCCGCTTTTCAAATGGCCCGCGAATCGATTGACGAGGTAGCGTCGGATGAAATCGAAAGAACGTTTCGAACCAACGTTTTCGCCATGTTTTACCTGTGCAAGGCGGCCATGCAACATATGAAACCCGGTGGTTCGATCATCAATACCACGTCGATTCAAGCGTATCAGCCGAGTTCACAACTGCTGGCCTACGCAGCCACCAAAGCGGCTATAGCCAACTTCACCAAAGCGTTTGCGGAAGCGGCTATCGAACAGGGAATCCGGGTGAATGCGGTAGCTCCCGGCCCCGTCTGGACACCGCTGATTCCATCAACCATGCCGGAAGAGAAATTCAAGAAATTCGGCGAAGAAAGTTATTTCAAGCGTCCAGCGCAACCCATCGAATTAGCCCCGGTTTATGTGTTACTAGCCTCACAGGAAGGAAGTTACATCACCGGAATGATTTACGGAGTTACGGGCGGTAAACCTATGGTATAA
- a CDS encoding asparagine synthetase B family protein: MGGIAGIIRFDGQAIDVADATKLANRLAHRGKVTSRTIDQGILLNFGGDIEVSQASSSPVYTTADADIFSGTSTQSFTQAYRDNGPAFFDQINGDFAAFVWDTNQQMLICGRDPLGVKPLYYVHQAGRFFAFASEIKALLALAEVVVTPNEHKFSEYLTWIADYVPYSAETFYEGIYSVLPGHSVQITAHQLQIRPYWTINLSRFSGLNGTDAYASVFNDYFTTAIDQRIQGKIGVGAHLSGGLDSSSVSCVAQSLLTKQSQPALHTFTIDTQQPSADESEYVRAVLAQHPMQQHTVRPVADVLESVLTINRLFDRPEHFIIPSSFHLSVSLEAQQLGCDIILTGHDGDSVVTHSFDFLDELFDAQDWEALLLACQQFISPSDRNLSYVSPNWSSLPDRTKLEKYIVYFLGTKLKKQLQTRPIGDVWQTMRTQKRVFNLSTTALVANVYKRLKDKLAHRRLISNALSADFKKQVSPGPGQTTKELTTSLETSLNKPVRQILNTTNVICNEQLNHIGAHYGHQYSFPFFDRNVMEIGLATPLAVGFDNGRGRGLIRHGLKDVLPAAITSRLTKANFVEYGNLSAQQLYKATFDHFSTPGHPIWGVIDRTVFTKIVDVVFNPRIPVVKKTRYNWLLSRIIYLSLWLSSLRNDANESGSIR, translated from the coding sequence ATGGGCGGAATCGCTGGAATAATTCGATTTGATGGCCAGGCTATCGACGTAGCCGATGCAACGAAACTGGCAAACCGGTTAGCGCATCGGGGCAAAGTGACTAGCAGAACCATCGATCAGGGAATTTTACTGAATTTTGGCGGAGATATTGAGGTCAGTCAAGCGTCGTCCTCCCCTGTTTACACAACTGCCGATGCCGATATTTTTTCGGGAACGTCAACTCAGTCATTTACTCAGGCTTATCGCGACAACGGTCCGGCTTTCTTCGATCAGATAAACGGTGATTTTGCCGCTTTCGTATGGGATACCAACCAGCAGATGCTTATCTGCGGACGTGATCCACTGGGTGTGAAGCCGCTGTATTACGTGCATCAGGCAGGTCGTTTTTTCGCGTTTGCCTCCGAAATAAAAGCACTGTTGGCGTTGGCGGAAGTCGTCGTAACCCCGAACGAACACAAATTCAGCGAATACCTGACGTGGATCGCCGATTATGTACCGTACAGCGCAGAGACATTCTACGAAGGTATTTACAGCGTTCTTCCCGGCCATTCCGTTCAGATTACGGCCCACCAGCTACAGATACGACCTTACTGGACCATAAATCTTTCTCGGTTCAGCGGCCTCAACGGAACAGACGCGTATGCATCGGTTTTCAATGATTATTTTACGACCGCTATTGACCAACGCATTCAGGGAAAAATTGGCGTTGGTGCTCATTTGAGTGGTGGACTGGATTCTTCGTCCGTTAGTTGCGTCGCGCAGTCGCTGCTAACAAAACAAAGCCAACCCGCGCTGCATACGTTTACCATCGACACCCAACAGCCCTCCGCCGACGAGAGCGAATACGTGCGGGCGGTACTGGCTCAGCACCCAATGCAACAGCATACGGTTCGTCCCGTGGCCGATGTGCTCGAATCTGTCCTGACCATCAACCGGCTTTTCGACCGACCGGAGCACTTCATTATTCCGTCCAGTTTTCACCTGAGCGTCTCGCTGGAAGCCCAGCAGTTAGGTTGCGACATCATCCTGACGGGCCACGACGGCGACAGCGTTGTCACCCACAGTTTCGACTTTTTAGATGAGTTATTCGACGCTCAGGATTGGGAAGCGCTGCTACTCGCCTGTCAGCAATTTATCTCACCTAGCGATCGGAACCTGTCTTATGTAAGCCCCAACTGGTCTAGCCTTCCTGACCGGACGAAGCTGGAGAAGTACATCGTGTATTTTTTGGGTACAAAGCTGAAAAAACAGCTCCAGACCCGGCCCATCGGTGATGTTTGGCAGACGATGCGGACACAAAAAAGAGTATTCAACCTTTCCACAACGGCACTCGTAGCAAACGTCTATAAACGGCTGAAGGACAAGCTGGCTCATCGACGGCTCATCAGCAACGCGCTTAGCGCCGATTTTAAGAAACAAGTTTCGCCAGGGCCAGGCCAAACAACCAAAGAGCTGACGACTTCGTTGGAGACGTCACTCAACAAACCCGTCCGGCAGATTCTGAATACGACGAACGTCATCTGCAATGAACAGCTTAACCACATCGGCGCTCATTACGGTCACCAGTATTCGTTTCCTTTCTTCGACAGAAATGTCATGGAGATCGGGCTGGCAACACCGTTGGCTGTCGGCTTCGACAACGGGCGCGGACGCGGCTTAATCCGCCACGGGTTGAAAGACGTTCTGCCAGCGGCCATTACCTCACGGCTAACGAAAGCTAATTTCGTCGAGTACGGTAATCTGTCAGCTCAGCAATTGTACAAGGCAACTTTCGATCATTTTTCGACGCCAGGTCATCCGATCTGGGGCGTAATCGACCGCACGGTGTTCACAAAAATCGTTGACGTTGTTTTCAATCCACGCATTCCGGTTGTCAAAAAAACCCGCTACAACTGGTTGCTCAGCCGCATCATTTACCTCTCTCTCTGGCTCTCTTCGCTACGAAACGACGCGAACGAATCAGGTTCCATTCGCTAA